TGACCACCAGGGAGCCGTCTGGGATGAGGGGTTCCATGGATTTTCCTTCTACGCGAACCACGTATTCGTTTTTATCCAGGGGCCTTTCCATGTAAATGGTAGACGGGACGGTGTCGCTTTCCGCAAGGGAGCCTGCGGCGATGTTGCCGATTATTTGCGTACTGTATTCGCGCCTGGCTCGTTCAGCATGGGACGGGAATTGCCTGACCTGGGGAAGCAAGGGGAAGCGTTTTTGCCGCAGCTGGCATGCCTCCGTCGCTTCATCCGCCAAATCCGTCAGCCACTGGCGGAGGGGGACGCCTTTTTCAGAGGCGGCCCGTTCATATTTCCTCATGCGCTCTTCCGTGATTTCCAGAACGAGGCGATTGGTCTGGGCAGGTTCGTTTTCCGGTTGAACCGTTTTGTATTGAGACATCAGGGATTGGATTTTCAACATGGCGCTGGCGGGAAAGGGGCCGGAGGGGGAGAGCCAGTTATTCACCGTACCTTTTTCCGTACTGCATTCCAAGGCAAGCCAGTCACGGTTTTTCCCAATGGCTTTCAACCAGCGTTTCACATCCCCTTTTGTCGGTGTCATGGCTTGATGATACACGATTTTCGTGAATTGTCGATAGAAAGAATTAAATTGAATTCGTTAAAATATGTTGACTGATTAACGAAAATCGTTAAAAAGGCGTTATGAACTACATGCCTTTAGATCTTTCCGTAATGCAGCCGGAGCCTTTTCCGCATCCCGTGATGATGAGGTCCGACCTGCATCCCAGAAAACAGCCCTCCCGGGAAGAAAAGCGGGGCGTTTGTTCCGGTTCCGTCTGCGGCGCGCTGCGGGCGCTGGTTCGTCAATGCTGGGAAGATGCGGAGCGGCGAAAGCTGGTAATGAACATTCTTTCCGTCGCCGGAGCCTGCGTTTTCGGCCTGATGGCTGTCGGCGTGTTCTGGCTGGCTGTTGAGATGGATAATTCCGCCTTGCAGGCTTCCAAGCCTTCCTGTTCCATAAAACCGTAAGCCGGCCCTTGCTCAGGGAGCCGGAGCGAGTTTTCCCTGTGGAGTTGCTTTCGGGAGTGAAACGCCCGCGGACACATTGAAAGGCTCCGACTGGAACAGCCGCCGGAGTTCCGGCGGTTTTTTATTAGCAGAACAGTTTTAATGGAATAGCCGGGGAAGGGTATGGGGCGTGGAGTATTGCATTCTCATGCTGGTTCCGGATTTTTTGCCGGAGGGAGCCGTATGAAATGGAACAGGAACGCCTTTCCCCCGTGTGGCCGCTTCCCGTTTATCCGGAGCGGTTCGGTTTCATTCTAGCGTGACCGGCTGTTCCCTGGTGGTCTGTCTTGCCGGGATTTGAGGCGGGGATGATGGGCCCTGAGGCCGTATTGTTCATCATTCCGGGCCTTGTGATAATGGTCGGGAGGCTGGAGGCGGAAAATGCCGCCTGGAATGGGGAACTTTCCTCTTCGGGATTTTTTCCAGGTAACAGATGCTCTTTCTGCGGGGAACGTGAAAAATGAAGAGGTTTTTTCCGGTTTTGTCTGTTGAGAAATAGTTTTATGACAGTCAATGTATATTGAATGTTAATATATTAATAATGATGAAGCAGAAAGTGCTAAAAATCTTTTGCATTATAGTTACTATAAGGAATAGCCTGAATGCAGAAAGAAGAAGGCATGGTACGCGGACGTCGTCTTTTCCCTTCTTTTTCCGGAATCCGGCCGGCGCCGTTTGAAACGGCATATCATGAAAAACAACAGACTTTTTATCAAATCATCGCCATGACCAAGAGAATGATTAAAAATGCTTCCTACGAAGGGGAACGCCCCCTGTTCGCTTCCCGCCATCTCAGGCTGGAAGACGTCATTATTTATCCGGGGGAATCAGCCCTGAAGGAATGCTCCGACATTGAAGCCGTACGGTGCGAGTTCCAGGGGAAGTATCCTTTCTGGCATAATGACGGGCTGCTGGTGGAACATTGCCTGTTCAGGGAAGGCGCCCGGGCCGCCATCTGGTATTCCCGGAATCTGCATATGAAGAATACGCGCGTGGAAGCGCCCAAGATGTTCCGTGATATGGACGGGATGGTTCTGGAGAACGTCGTTTTGACGGATGCCCTGGAATGCTGCTGGCACTGCCGGAATGCGAAACTTCGCGACGTTCAGGCGGAGCATGGGGATTACCTGTTCATGCACGGGGAGAATATAGATGTTGACGGCTTCCGCCTGAACGGAAATTACTCTTTCCAATATTGCAGGAATGTGGTGATACGGAATGCGGAAATCCATTCCAAGGACGCTTTCTGGAATACGGAGGACGTGACGGTGTATGATTCCGTAGTGGACGGGGAGTATCTGGGCTGGCATTCCAGGAACCTTCGTCTGGTGAATTGCCGCATTTCCGGCACGCAGGCGTTGTGCTACGCGGAAAACCTGGTTTTGGAGAATTGCACGCTCGGAGAGGATGCGGATCTCTGCTTTGAGTATTCCTCCGTGCATGCGGAAATCAAAGGGCGTGTGCACAGCGTCAAAAATCCGCGCAGCGGCCGCATCGTCGCGGAAGAGTACGGGGAGATTATTCTGGACGAGCATTGCAAGGCTCCGGCCAATTGCTCCATTGAAACGGGAAAAAAACAATCCGGAGAAGCCGCATGAAGTACGATTTTGACACTGTTGTTCCGCGCCGCGGCACGAATTCCTACAAGTGGGATTCCATGCCCCGGGAGGATATTCTGCCCATGTGGGTGGCAGACATGGATTTCCGTACGGCTCCGGCGGTGACGGAAGCCATCCGGAAAAGGGCCGAACACGGCATTTTCGGTTATACGCGGGTTCCTGATTCCTATTATGAGGCGGTCGTGAACTGGTTTGAACGCCGCCACGGCTGGAAGATTAATCCGGAATGGATGATTTATACCACGGGGGTGGTTCCCGCGCTGTCTGCCGTCATACGGGCCCTGACGGTTCCCGGAGACAAGGTGCTGGTGGAGACGCCTGTGTATAATTGCTTTTTTTCCTCCATCCGCAATAACGGATGCGTTGCGGAAATCTGCCCTCTGAAATATGAGAACGGCAGATATGAGCTGGATGCGGATGAGCTGGAACGTAAAGCGTCCGATCCCGCCGTCAAGCTGATGCTCCTGTGCAATCCCCATAATCCCGCCGGGCGCGTCTGGACAAGGGAAGAATTGGAGGAGATGGCTGCCATTTGCCGGAGAAACGGAGTTTTCGTAGTGGCTGACGAGATTCATTGCGAACTGACGTATCCGGGCCATCCCTATACGCCGTTCGCTTCCCTTTCAGAGGACGCCCTGCGCCATTCCGTCACCTGTATTTCCCCCAGCAAGGCGTTTAATCTGGCGGGCATTCAGATAGCCAATATCGTCGCGGCGGATGAAGAAGTCCGGAAGAGGATTGACAAGGCCATCAACATCAATGAGGTGTGTGACGTCAATTCCTTTGCCGTGGATGCACTGGAAGCGGCTTATAACGGCGGGGAGGAATGGCTGGAGGAACTGAAGCTTTACCTTTACGGGAATTACGAGATAGTCCGCGATATGCTGGCCGAACGCCTGCCGCAGCTCCGTGTGGCGCCGCTGGAGGGGACCTATCTGGTCTGGATAGATTGTTCCGATCTGGGGCTTCCCTCCGCAGAGATCGTCCGCCTGCTGGAAGAGGAGGGGCGGGTGCTCGTCAACGGCGGGGAAATGTATGGGGAAACGGAGGGGCGCTTCATTCGCCTGAACATCGCCTGTCCCAGGAAGCTGCTGCTTGAGGGGCTGGAGAGAATCATCCGCACGCTGTGCGGCCGCATTTCCGGAACACGAACGTGCCCGGCGTCTCCTGCAGGTTTTTAACAGGTAGAACGGTTTTAATAACAAGTAATCAAGTTGGCATGGAAAATAAGATGACGAGAAGAGCATGGCTCCAGTCTTCCACCGCAGCCCTGGCGGGCCTGGCTTTGCCGGAGTATGCCCTGGGCGCGGTTGCGGAGAAGGGTGGAGCTTCCAGGGTCTGGATGACGAAGGAAATTTCTCCGGAGGCTCTCGTGAGGATTTACGAGGCTCTGGGGCGTCCGGCCGCGGGAAAGGTAGCCGTCAAGATCAGCACCGGGGAACCG
This region of Akkermansia muciniphila genomic DNA includes:
- a CDS encoding LexA family protein, with the protein product MTPTKGDVKRWLKAIGKNRDWLALECSTEKGTVNNWLSPSGPFPASAMLKIQSLMSQYKTVQPENEPAQTNRLVLEITEERMRKYERAASEKGVPLRQWLTDLADEATEACQLRQKRFPLLPQVRQFPSHAERARREYSTQIIGNIAAGSLAESDTVPSTIYMERPLDKNEYVVRVEGKSMEPLIPDGSLVVMRRHTAPPIPKPGAIVEYNDGRGVTLKKLIRRKNEETGKTEYVLRPINPVFKDITPMDGGSISGIYVETLVNYRKG
- a CDS encoding DUF3737 family protein; translation: MTKRMIKNASYEGERPLFASRHLRLEDVIIYPGESALKECSDIEAVRCEFQGKYPFWHNDGLLVEHCLFREGARAAIWYSRNLHMKNTRVEAPKMFRDMDGMVLENVVLTDALECCWHCRNAKLRDVQAEHGDYLFMHGENIDVDGFRLNGNYSFQYCRNVVIRNAEIHSKDAFWNTEDVTVYDSVVDGEYLGWHSRNLRLVNCRISGTQALCYAENLVLENCTLGEDADLCFEYSSVHAEIKGRVHSVKNPRSGRIVAEEYGEIILDEHCKAPANCSIETGKKQSGEAA
- a CDS encoding MalY/PatB family protein, translating into MKYDFDTVVPRRGTNSYKWDSMPREDILPMWVADMDFRTAPAVTEAIRKRAEHGIFGYTRVPDSYYEAVVNWFERRHGWKINPEWMIYTTGVVPALSAVIRALTVPGDKVLVETPVYNCFFSSIRNNGCVAEICPLKYENGRYELDADELERKASDPAVKLMLLCNPHNPAGRVWTREELEEMAAICRRNGVFVVADEIHCELTYPGHPYTPFASLSEDALRHSVTCISPSKAFNLAGIQIANIVAADEEVRKRIDKAININEVCDVNSFAVDALEAAYNGGEEWLEELKLYLYGNYEIVRDMLAERLPQLRVAPLEGTYLVWIDCSDLGLPSAEIVRLLEEEGRVLVNGGEMYGETEGRFIRLNIACPRKLLLEGLERIIRTLCGRISGTRTCPASPAGF